In Thermodesulfovibrionia bacterium, the DNA window AAGAAGATAGAGAAGATGAAGGAAGACGGGACATACTCCCTCCTTACCAAGAAAGAAGTCGCCAAGTACGAGAAAGAGAGGGTCCGCCTTGAGAAGAACCTTATAGGAGTCAAAGACATGAACACACTTCCCGGCGCGATGTTCATCATTGATCCTAAAAAAGAGAGGATAGCTGTTGCAGAGGCGAAGAAACTCTCTATCCCGATAATCGCTGTTGTTGATACTAACTGCGACCCTGATGAAATTGATTATGTCATTCCGGGAAATGATGACGCCATAAGGGCTATCAAGCTGATCACCTCCAGAATGGCAGAGGCTGTTATTGAGGGCAGGGAAATATACAATAAAGCTGCAAACGAGGCCAAAGAAAAAATGGCTGCTTCAAAAGCTGCCTCAGAAAAAGAGATAGCAGAGAAAAAGGCTGCAAGGGAGAAAGAAGCTCAGGTAGAGACAGAAGAGGAGAAGGAGGAAGTATCAGAATGAGCATAAGCGCAAATGATGTTAAGGAACTGAGAGAGCAGACCGGCGTCGGCATGATGCAGTGTAAAAACGCCCTTAAAGAGGCAGAAGGCGATATTGCAAAGGCGCTTGATATATTAAGGCAGAAGGGGCTTGCTTCAGCAGCAAAGAAGGTCGGCAGGGAGGCATCAGAAGGCCTGATAGGTTCATACATACACATGGGGAAACTCGGTGTTTTAGTAGAGATCAACTGCGAAACTGACTTTGTAGCCAAGACTGACGAATACATCGAGTTTGTCAAAGATGTAGCTATGCATATAGCAGCCGCGAACCCCACATATGTCAGCAGAGATAATGTCCCGGCTGATATAGTTGCAAAAGAGAAAGAGATATTCGCGTCCCAGGTAGAGGGCAAGCCGGCTAACATAGTGGACAAGATAGTCGAAGGCAAGCTGGAAAAGTTCTATTCTGACGTATGCCTTTTGGAACAGGTCTATGTAAAGGACGAGGATCAGAAGAAGAAGATCAAGGACCTTGTCATTGATAAGGTTGCTCATCTGGGTGAAAATATAGTGATCAAACGTTTCGTGAGATTTCAGCTGGGAGAAAAGGCCGGCTCTTAATCCGTATGAAAGTTAAAAAACCTCTGTATAAAAGGGTCTTGTTAAAGTTAAGCGGCGAGGCCCTTATGGGCAGCAAGTCTTTTGGTATAGACCAGAAGATGCTCCTTTCCATTGCAAAAGAGGTGAAGGATATTTCAGCCTCCGGAGTTGAACTTGCGATAGTTATCGGAGGGGGCAATATATTCAGGGGGCTTGAGGCGAGCTCA includes these proteins:
- the tsf gene encoding translation elongation factor Ts, whose protein sequence is MSISANDVKELREQTGVGMMQCKNALKEAEGDIAKALDILRQKGLASAAKKVGREASEGLIGSYIHMGKLGVLVEINCETDFVAKTDEYIEFVKDVAMHIAAANPTYVSRDNVPADIVAKEKEIFASQVEGKPANIVDKIVEGKLEKFYSDVCLLEQVYVKDEDQKKKIKDLVIDKVAHLGENIVIKRFVRFQLGEKAGS
- the rpsB gene encoding 30S ribosomal protein S2, which codes for MVVTMKELLESGVHFGHQVKRWNPKMKKYIFGARNGIYIIDLQKTIKMLDDAYNFIKELSSNGESIIFVGTKKQAQDVVTEESQRAGCYYINQRWLGGVLTNFKTIKQSIEKLKKIEKMKEDGTYSLLTKKEVAKYEKERVRLEKNLIGVKDMNTLPGAMFIIDPKKERIAVAEAKKLSIPIIAVVDTNCDPDEIDYVIPGNDDAIRAIKLITSRMAEAVIEGREIYNKAANEAKEKMAASKAASEKEIAEKKAAREKEAQVETEEEKEEVSE